One segment of Alnus glutinosa chromosome 2, dhAlnGlut1.1, whole genome shotgun sequence DNA contains the following:
- the LOC133860763 gene encoding G-type lectin S-receptor-like serine/threonine-protein kinase At2g19130 produces MDTKNNPWLMLSLLFLGLSVNNHLSLGADTISANQPLSGDQTIVSSGGNFVLGFFKPGNSSNYYIGMWYGTGKVSTQTIVWVANRDKPVSDKSSSVLRISDGNLVLFNESQIPVWSTNLTSTTSSSPVEAVLLDNGNLVLKDGSDSSQHLWQSLDHPAHTWLPGTKIGLNKITNENQRLISWKNENDPAPGLFNLELRANTSEYIILWNSSIQYWTSGAWDGKIFSLVPEMAANYIYNFSYVNNANESYFTYSIVKPFIISRFVMEVSGQIQQKTWLNNTNMWNLFWSQPKTQCEVYDFCGAFGTCNEESKPFCSCLTGFVPQSQNDWNLSDYAGGCTRRTPLQCKNTSLTNGHEVRFLPMPNMLLPVQPQSVGVGSATECESTCLNICSCTAYAYENNNCSFWVGDLLNLEQLSGGDHKGRTLYLKLAASEFSSKKNNKGVIVGAVAGSVAGVAILLGLFIILMRRKRAVGTGKAVEGSLVAFGYRDLQNATKNFSDKLGGGGFGSVFKGTLSDSTVIAVKKLESISQGEKQFRTEVSTIGTIQHVNLVRLRGFCSEGARKLLVYDYMPNGSLESHLFHEKFLDWKTRYQIAIGTARGLYYLHEKCRECIIHCDIKPENILLDAYLCPKVADFGLAKLVGREFSRVLTTMRGTRGYLAPEWISGVAITAKADVYSYGMMLFEFISGRRNSEPSADGKIRFFPTRAASLIAEEGNVLSLLDPRLKGNADVEELTRVCKVACWCIQDDEIRRPPMGQVVQILEGVLDVNLAPIPRSLQVFADNQEHIVFFTESSSSQSSQARSNTSFGSSQSKSGESLTSSKS; encoded by the coding sequence ATGGATACCAAGAACAATCCATGGCTCAtgctttctcttctcttcctcggCTTATCTGTCAACAACCATCTTTCCCTTGGAGCTGACACCATCTCTGCCAACCAACCTCTCTCTGGTGATCAAACCATTGTCTCTTCAGGAGGGAACTTTGTACTGGGTTTCTTCAAGCCAGGTAACTCGTCTAACTACTACATAGGCATGTGGTACGGTACTGGTAAAGTCTCAACCCAAACCATAGTTTGGGTCGCAAACAGAGATAAACCTGTCTCTGATAAGAGTTCTTCTGTGTTAAGAATCTCTGATGGTAATTTGGTTCTCTTCAATGAGTCCCAAATCCCAGTTTGGTCCACAAATTTGACCTCCACCACTTCATCAAGTCCTGTAGAAGCTGTTCTTCTAGATAATGGAAATCTTGTTCTGAAAGATGGGTCTGATTCATCACAACATTTATGGCAAAGTCTTGATCACCCAGCTCATACATGGCTTCCTGGTACTAAGATTGGATTGAACAAAATTACCAATGAAAACCAACGCCTCATTTCTTGGAAGAATGAGAACGATCCTGCTCCAGGACTCTTCAATCTTGAGCTACGGGCAAATACCAGTGAGTATATTATTCTGTGGAATAGTTCCATTCAGTATTGGACAAGTGGAGCTTGGGATGGGAAGATTTTTAGCTTAGTTCCTGAAATGGCAGCCAATTATATCTACAACTTCAGTTATGTTAACAACGCAAATGAGAGTTATTTCACCTATTCTATTGTCAAACCTTTCATCATTTCTCGATTCGTGATGGAAGTTTCTGGCCAGATTCAGCAAAAGACATGGTTAAACAATACCAATATGTGGAATTTGTTTTGGTCTCAACCGAAAACACAATGCGAGGTTTATGATTTTTGCGGGGCTTTTGGTACCTGTAACGAAGAATCAAAGCCTTTTTGTAGCTGCTTGACAGGTTTTGTTCCTCAGTCGCAGAACGATTGGAATTTGTCAGATTATGCTGGTGGGTGCACGAGGAGAACTCCTTTACAGTGTAAGAATACCAGTCTTACTAATGGGCACGAAGTAAGGTTTTTACCAATGCCCAACATGCTATTGCCTGTCCAACCACAATCTGTTGGGGTTGGAAGTGCTACAGAATGTGAATCCACCTGCTTGAATATCTGCTCCTGCACTGCTTATGCTTATGAAAACAATAATTGTTCATTTTGGGTTGGAGATCTCTTGAATCTGGAACAGCTCTCAGGAGGTGATCATAAAGGGAGAACTCTATATCTCAAACTTGCAGCTTCTGAGTTCTCAAGTAAAAAGAATAACAAGGGGGTGATTGTTGGTGCTGTTGCGGGCTCAGTTGCAGGGGTAGCAATTCTGCTAGGCCTTTTTATAATCCTTATGCGAAGAAAGAGAGCTGTTGGAACAGGAAAAGCAGTAGAGGGTTCATTGGTGGCATTTGGGTACAGAGACTTACAAAATGCGACCAAGAATTTCTCAGACAAGTTGGGGGGAGGAGGCTTTGGTTCTGTTTTCAAAGGGACGTTATCTGATTCAACAGTCATAGCAGTCAAGAAACTTGAAAGCATCAGCCAAGGAGAGAAGCAATTCCGCACAGAAGTCAGTACAATTGGGACAATCCAACATGTAAATCTTGTTCGGCTTCGTGGGTTCTGCTCTGAAGGTGCTAGAAAGTTGCTGGTGTATGATTACATGCCAAATGGCTCTTTAGAATCTCATCTTTTCCATGAAAAGTTTTTGGACTGGAAAACAAGATACCAGATTGCTATAGGAACAGCTAGAGGCTTGTATTATCTCCATGAGAAGTGCAGAGAGTGCATCATACACTGTGACATAAAACCAGAAAACATTCTTCTAGATGCTTATTTGTGTCCAAAAGTGGCAGATTTTGGCCTGGCAAAGCTTGTTGGGCGGGAGTTCAGTCGAGTCCTGACAACCATGAGAGGCACTAGAGGTTATCTTGCTCCAGAGTGGATTTCAGGGGTGGCCATTACAGCCAAGGCCGATGTTTACAGCTATGGAATGATGCTTTTCGAATTTATCTCAGGAAGGAGAAACTCTGAGCCATCTGCAGATGGCAAAATACGATTCTTCCCAACCCGGGCTGCAAGCCTCATAGCTGAAGAGGGCAATGTCCTAAGCCTATTAGATCCCAGGTTGAAGGGAAACGCTGATGTTGAGGAGCTCACCAGAGTTTGTAAAGTTGCTTGTTGGTGCATCCAAGATGATGAAATTAGAAGGCCGCCGATGGGTCAGGTGGTGCAAATCCTTGAGGGTGTTCTAGATGTGAACCTGGCCCCGATTCCAAGATCTCTCCAAGTGTTTGCTGACAATCAGGAGCACATAGTTTTCTTCACCGAGTCATCCTCAAGCCAAAGTTCACAGGCACGGA